A single region of the Fimbriimonadaceae bacterium genome encodes:
- a CDS encoding M56 family metallopeptidase → MIEPSLLLERLIWTCVQGSILLALVWFITSRAAFSHPRLRSILWSIAFLHLIIGLAVSLPLPILPEANTGTLIISKLEGQPSDTLLMQNQPTASADREKGGLPSWLMLLWVVGALTSVTLLTYREFRFKRGMQSASIAEPSLNSLVEKIAHQVGLRRTPKIIVSEEIKTPCVSGVIQPVICWPQSLIGSLDQAREEAILVHEMTHIKHGDLIVGWLAAFSGCLFFFNPLVWLSRCAFASQSELLCDREVLRITNIGRKAYCELLIHVACKRPYPPSTVYSVTREFKSLSQRIENMNSRSIKSRGAASISLVSATVLALLVAIPISATPRKATTKPDDSVIMVPQDAISPVSPISAEEVPTIILDPDQLVNIEMVGSNEPRDLVLDQTLTLSYSDIQAGALLKIASDKLGVKVDPGVIDGLHITAKFDKISLRTLLDVLSKSTGVKWTHVSEREFRFEG, encoded by the coding sequence ATGATTGAGCCGAGTCTGCTTCTGGAGCGCTTGATTTGGACCTGCGTTCAAGGAAGTATCCTGCTCGCGCTCGTGTGGTTTATCACGTCACGGGCCGCGTTCTCCCACCCACGCCTGCGCAGCATTTTGTGGAGCATCGCCTTTTTGCACCTGATAATCGGGCTCGCCGTCTCGCTGCCCCTGCCCATTCTTCCCGAAGCCAACACCGGGACCCTCATCATTAGCAAGTTGGAAGGACAGCCCAGCGACACGCTCCTGATGCAGAACCAGCCCACTGCTTCTGCAGATCGTGAGAAGGGTGGATTGCCGTCGTGGCTAATGCTTCTTTGGGTTGTGGGCGCGCTGACCTCCGTCACACTCCTCACCTACCGCGAATTCAGATTCAAGCGCGGAATGCAATCGGCATCCATCGCGGAGCCAAGCCTCAACAGCCTCGTTGAGAAGATCGCTCATCAAGTCGGCCTGAGGCGAACGCCAAAGATTATCGTATCGGAAGAGATCAAAACACCGTGCGTTTCGGGTGTGATCCAACCTGTGATCTGCTGGCCGCAATCCTTGATCGGCAGCCTGGATCAAGCGCGAGAGGAGGCCATTCTCGTTCACGAAATGACTCACATCAAGCATGGCGACCTCATCGTCGGCTGGCTGGCGGCCTTTTCTGGATGCCTATTCTTCTTTAACCCCCTCGTCTGGCTTTCCAGGTGTGCATTCGCCTCTCAAAGCGAACTGCTGTGCGACCGCGAAGTTCTGCGCATCACGAACATCGGCCGAAAAGCGTACTGCGAACTCCTCATTCACGTCGCGTGCAAGCGGCCCTACCCCCCGTCAACGGTTTATTCCGTCACACGAGAGTTCAAATCGCTGAGCCAGCGAATCGAAAACATGAACAGCCGCTCCATCAAGTCACGCGGCGCGGCCAGCATCTCCCTTGTCTCGGCGACCGTCCTTGCCCTACTCGTTGCAATCCCGATCTCGGCGACTCCCCGAAAGGCCACGACGAAGCCAGACGATAGCGTCATCATGGTGCCCCAGGATGCGATCTCCCCAGTCAGCCCCATCAGCGCCGAAGAGGTTCCGACGATCATCCTCGACCCAGACCAGCTCGTGAATATCGAAATGGTCGGAAGCAACGAGCCCCGAGACCTCGTTCTCGACCAGACACTTACGCTTTCGTATTCAGATATCCAGGCTGGCGCACTGCTCAAGATCGCGTCGGACAAGTTGGGAGTGAAGGTCGATCCTGGCGTGATCGACGGCCTCCACATCACCGCCAAATTTGACAAGATCAGTCTGCGGACGTTGCTCGATGTTCTTTCAAAGAGCACTGGAGTGAAGTGGACCCACGTCTCCGAACGTGAGTTCAGGTTTGAGGGATAG
- a CDS encoding BlaI/MecI/CopY family transcriptional regulator, with protein sequence MRKLAKLGKLEFEVLRFLVTRGPSTVGEVAGSYGEEQGYARTTVQTVMERLRKKGFLDREIKDGTYAYFSKVPASAFFLGVVKDFVRESLSHDTSPIVAYLAQSKGLTAEEEAVLRKLAMRVEEEGSDD encoded by the coding sequence ATGAGAAAACTTGCAAAACTCGGAAAGCTTGAATTCGAAGTCCTTCGCTTCTTGGTCACTCGTGGACCCTCAACGGTCGGCGAAGTAGCCGGAAGCTACGGAGAGGAACAAGGCTACGCACGAACAACCGTTCAAACGGTCATGGAGCGCCTGCGCAAGAAGGGCTTCCTCGATCGTGAGATCAAAGACGGCACTTACGCTTACTTCTCCAAGGTGCCCGCGTCGGCGTTCTTCCTTGGCGTCGTGAAAGATTTCGTCCGCGAGAGTTTAAGCCACGACACCTCCCCAATCGTGGCTTACCTCGCTCAGTCGAAGGGGCTCACTGCAGAAGAAGAGGCGGTTTTACGAAAGCTCGCCATGAGGGTCGAGGAAGAGGGCAGCGATGATTGA
- a CDS encoding quinone-dependent dihydroorotate dehydrogenase, which yields MDLWPLLRPLLFQLDAEEAHNMGMAAIQSGLAQVPRFTHPSLEQTLFGVRFANPLGLAAGFDKNAVAVDQWEDLGFGFIEVGTATFHPQPGNPKPRLFRIPEEQAIVNRFGFNNDGAARIADRLRIASPSIPVGVNLGKSKITPVEDAAKDYAGSYQLLHGLGDYFVVNVSSPNTPGLRGLQEKGPLIEILTGMKQIDDKRPTFVKVAPDLSPAELQDVVQVAHEMNLTGIIATNTTIRRDVLQRDPNQAGGLSGKPLKTLSDQMLAEIARSTDPNMVIIGVGGVFTGEDVVRKIELGAHLVQVYTGWIYGGPMMAPNSLAHLAAELAKRGMKSVEELRGQANR from the coding sequence ATGGACCTCTGGCCCCTACTTCGCCCACTCCTCTTCCAGCTCGACGCTGAAGAAGCCCACAACATGGGCATGGCGGCGATTCAGTCGGGCCTTGCCCAAGTCCCCAGATTCACCCATCCGAGCCTGGAGCAAACCCTCTTCGGCGTCCGATTCGCGAACCCCCTTGGCTTGGCGGCAGGTTTTGACAAGAATGCAGTCGCTGTTGACCAGTGGGAGGACCTCGGCTTTGGCTTTATCGAGGTCGGCACCGCCACCTTTCACCCCCAGCCCGGCAACCCCAAGCCCCGGCTTTTTCGCATCCCCGAAGAGCAGGCCATCGTCAACCGCTTCGGCTTCAACAACGACGGCGCGGCCCGCATCGCCGACCGCCTTCGCATCGCCTCTCCCAGCATTCCCGTCGGAGTCAACCTCGGCAAATCCAAGATCACACCAGTGGAAGACGCCGCGAAAGACTACGCCGGGAGCTACCAACTGTTGCACGGGTTGGGCGACTACTTCGTCGTCAATGTCTCCTCGCCCAACACCCCCGGCCTGCGAGGGCTGCAAGAAAAAGGGCCGCTGATAGAGATTCTTACCGGCATGAAGCAGATCGACGACAAACGCCCGACGTTCGTCAAAGTCGCCCCCGACCTCTCTCCCGCCGAACTCCAAGATGTCGTCCAAGTCGCCCACGAAATGAACCTCACCGGCATTATCGCCACGAACACAACCATCCGGCGGGATGTCCTCCAGCGTGATCCGAATCAAGCAGGAGGACTCTCCGGGAAACCGCTGAAGACCCTTTCCGACCAGATGCTTGCCGAGATCGCCCGATCTACTGATCCAAATATGGTCATCATCGGCGTTGGTGGAGTCTTTACCGGGGAGGACGTCGTGCGCAAGATCGAGCTCGGCGCGCACCTGGTTCAGGTCTATACGGGGTGGATTTACGGCGGACCGATGATGGCCCCGAACTCGCTGGCTCATCTTGCTGCAGAGCTGGCAAAGCGTGGGATGAAATCGGTCGAGGAACTGCGGGGTCAGGCCAACCGCTAA